In the Planctomycetaceae bacterium genome, GTCGAGGTGGAATCCGCAGACAGGTACTTCTCGTTGATATCCTCCACACTGATCACGAGGCTGGCTTCACCAGCAATGGCCGCACCATACGCGAGCCAGCCGGCGCTTCGCCCCATCGATTCCACCATAAAGTAGGCTCGAGCGGCTTCGGCATCAGCGTGCAGATTGCTGATTTCTGTTCCCAGTGTTTCGACTGCGGTAAAGTAACCAAAGGTAAAGTCGATCCCCATGTAGTCGTTGTCGATTGTCTTCGGCACGTGAACAACCGGCATCCGTTTCTGATCTGCCGGCAGTTTGTCCTGGTACATCTTCAGTTTATTCGCGGTCTTCAGAGTGTCATCGCCACCGATTGACACCAGCGCGTCGACGCCGATTGACCGTAACCCCTCGTAGACTCGTTTCATCGGTGCAGATTTTTCTGCATCTTCAAGATGTTCGGGAGCAGTGATATGCTTCCCCGGATTGGCTCGGGCTGTGCCGATCAGGATCCCCTGCTTGCTTCGTGTCCGTCGAAGCATAACTTCAGTCAGCTTCATGTAATGGACACCTTCGATCAGCGGCTGACTGGGGGCAAAATCAATCAGGTTTGAATAACCATATTTGATGCCAACAACTTCAATGCCGTTTTTGATGCAGGAGATCGCACAAGTTGAAATAACTGCATTGGCTGCCGGAGC is a window encoding:
- a CDS encoding 6-phosphofructokinase, with the protein product MSHGIKRVALLFAGGPAPAANAVISTCAISCIKNGIEVVGIKYGYSNLIDFAPSQPLIEGVHYMKLTEVMLRRTRSKQGILIGTARANPGKHITAPEHLEDAEKSAPMKRVYEGLRSIGVDALVSIGGDDTLKTANKLKMYQDKLPADQKRMPVVHVPKTIDNDYMGIDFTFGYFTAVETLGTEISNLHADAEAARAYFMVESMGRSAGWLAYGAAIAGEASLVISVEDINEKYLSADSTSTRKVMDIDKVVDKIVRVMRYRQEKEGKEYGVIVLAEGLAEYLPDEALKDVPRDDHGHISVAHVDLGKMFAKRAAARYESQTGVKRKVTGLQLGYECRCARPHAFDVMLGSQLGVGAYRALCEEKHNGVMVSVSGQLDLHYVPFEKLVDPETLVTKVRFIPAGSDFHKLARFLETSIND